A part of Oncorhynchus kisutch isolate 150728-3 linkage group LG2, Okis_V2, whole genome shotgun sequence genomic DNA contains:
- the LOC109869018 gene encoding apolipoprotein A-I, giving the protein MNVLVLLVLAVFTGCNASGLWQDPSQQQLDMVKDAFWDYVAKATLTAEDTLQKIRQSEVAHEVNTMVSESADAVNQYTVAMRGQVTPLTQDLLAKFSQEAEQLKARLEKDLSTLTSKLQPYSDEWNADIQRQVEELKRDMTTYAEALDSDTLKTTLLQKSEELKGSLEKSVQQLQAQLGPYTEELKQKMDQNLEEFQKSMIPLTQSFQTQLTQRTKELQQNLAPYGEELKKLDPLAQDLKAQLAVLWDSFTKKIQ; this is encoded by the exons ATGAATGTCTTAGTGCTGCTTGTTCTTGCTGTTTTCACTG GGTGCAATGCCAGTGGCCTTTGGCAGGACCCGTCTCAGCAACAGCTGGACATGGTGAAAGATGCATTCTGGGACTATGTCGCCAAGGCAACACTCACCGCTGAGGACACCCTACAGAAGATCCGACAGTCAGAGGTGGCACACGAAGTCAA cACCATGGTCTCTGAGAGTGCTGATGCTGTGAACCAGTACACCGTGGCCATGCGCGGGCAGGTGACTCCTCTGACTCAGGACCTGCTGGCAAAGTTTTCCCAGGAGGCCGAGCAGCTTAAGGCTCGTCTGGAGAAGGACTTGAGCACCTTGACATCCAAGCTGCAGCCCTACTCTGACGAGTGGAACGCAGACATCCAGAGGCAGGTGGAGGAGCTGAAAAGGGACATGACCACCTACGCTGAGGCCCTGGACTCTGACACCCTGAAGACCACTTTACTCCAGAAGAGTGAGGAGCTGAAGGGAAGCCTGGAGAAGAGTGTGCAGCAGCTGCAGGCCCAGCTGGGCCCCTACACTGAGGAGCTGAAACAGAAAATGGACCAGAACCTGGAAGAGTTCCAAAAGAGCATGATTCCCTTGACCCAGAGCTTCCAGACACAGCTTACCCAGAGAACCAAGGAGCTCCAGCAGAACCTGGCCCCCTATGGAGAGGAGCTGAAGAAGCTGGACCCATTGGCCCAGGACCTGAAGGCCCAACTAGCTGTTCTCTGGGACTCCTTCACCAAGAAGATCCAGTAA